A genomic region of Aureimonas populi contains the following coding sequences:
- a CDS encoding SDR family NAD(P)-dependent oxidoreductase, whose protein sequence is MAEETALDERRVIVLTGASRGIGHATVKRFSREGWRVITCSRQAFSEDCPWPAGPEDHIKVDLSDQEDVGYAISEIRRRLEANGSCLHALVNNAAISPKAEKGARMDSIRTPMHVWRDVFQVNFFAPIMLARGLHAELAKAQGSIVNVTSIVGSRVHPFAGTAYATSKAALSSLTREMAADFGPAGIRVNAIAPGEIDTAILSPGTEKIVETIPLRRLGKTSEVADIIYFLCSGQSSYVTGAELHINGGQHV, encoded by the coding sequence ATGGCGGAAGAAACGGCTTTGGATGAGCGCCGGGTGATCGTTCTGACGGGCGCCTCGCGCGGTATCGGCCACGCGACGGTCAAGCGCTTTTCGCGCGAGGGCTGGCGCGTGATCACCTGCTCGCGCCAGGCCTTCTCGGAGGATTGCCCCTGGCCGGCGGGGCCGGAGGACCACATCAAGGTCGATCTCTCCGACCAGGAGGATGTGGGCTACGCGATCTCGGAAATCCGGCGGCGGCTCGAAGCCAACGGCTCCTGCCTCCACGCGCTGGTCAACAACGCCGCGATCTCGCCCAAGGCCGAGAAGGGCGCGCGCATGGATTCCATCCGCACGCCCATGCATGTCTGGCGGGACGTGTTCCAGGTGAACTTCTTCGCCCCCATCATGCTGGCGCGGGGCCTCCACGCCGAGCTTGCCAAGGCCCAGGGCTCCATCGTCAACGTGACCTCCATCGTGGGCAGCCGCGTGCATCCCTTCGCCGGCACGGCCTATGCCACGTCCAAGGCGGCGCTCTCCTCGCTGACGCGCGAGATGGCGGCCGATTTCGGCCCGGCCGGCATCCGCGTGAACGCCATAGCGCCGGGTGAGATCGACACGGCGATCCTCTCGCCCGGCACCGAGAAGATCGTGGAGACCATCCCGCTGCGCCGCCTCGGCAAGACTTCCGAGGTGGCCGACATCATCTACTTCCTGTGCTCGGGACAATCGTCCTACGTGACCGGGGCCGAACTCCACATCAATGGCGGCCAGCACGTGTGA